The following coding sequences lie in one Pseudoxanthomonas sp. SE1 genomic window:
- a CDS encoding twin transmembrane helix small protein, which produces MKTLVIIGFFVLILYNLGAGMYYMLTDKGNSKRTVHALTRRVAFSVLLILLVCIGIATGIIEPHGIPA; this is translated from the coding sequence ATGAAAACGCTCGTCATCATCGGATTCTTTGTCCTGATCCTCTACAACCTAGGCGCGGGCATGTACTACATGCTTACCGACAAAGGAAACTCAAAGCGAACAGTTCATGCACTGACACGCCGAGTGGCATTCTCAGTGCTTCTTATCCTTCTCGTCTGTATTGGCATTGCTACAGGAATCATTGAGCCCCATGGCATACCGGCCTAG
- a CDS encoding IS30 family transposase, with amino-acid sequence MKRRKRTYYTDTQKALMWDRWQQGESLHQIASLFDRHHSSVRNILAEHGGIRPPMRRRSPRALSLAEREEISRGLAAGRSIRMIAALLERAPSTISREIGRNEGAEGYRASQADRAAWDRARRPKPCKLALHRALAARVAEKIQRQWSPEQVAGWLKRTYPDDASRQVSHETIYRTLYIQSRGALKQELLAHLRRTRAMRRSRHDTQKTENHGRITDTVSISERAANAEDRAVPGHWEGDLLFGDRNSQIATLVERQTRYLMLVKVAGKDTETVVNALIKNARRLPKQLYRSLTWDRGKEMAAHRRFTLATDIQVYFCDPHHPWQRGTNENTNGLLRQYFPKGISLADISQARLDAVARQLNERPRKTLGYETPAERYRQTVASIG; translated from the coding sequence ATGAAGCGCAGGAAGAGGACCTATTACACCGACACCCAGAAGGCACTGATGTGGGATCGCTGGCAGCAGGGCGAGTCGCTGCACCAGATCGCGTCCCTGTTTGACCGGCACCACAGCTCCGTCCGGAACATCCTGGCCGAGCACGGCGGCATTCGTCCGCCGATGAGGCGAAGATCTCCAAGGGCGCTGAGCCTGGCTGAGCGCGAGGAGATCTCCCGCGGCTTGGCGGCGGGACGATCGATCCGCATGATCGCTGCGTTACTCGAGCGGGCGCCATCCACGATCAGCCGCGAGATCGGTCGCAACGAAGGCGCTGAAGGCTACCGCGCCAGCCAGGCCGACCGGGCTGCTTGGGACCGGGCGCGGCGTCCCAAGCCCTGTAAGCTGGCGCTGCATCGAGCCTTGGCCGCTCGCGTGGCAGAGAAGATTCAGCGGCAGTGGTCGCCTGAGCAGGTGGCCGGCTGGCTCAAACGCACCTATCCCGATGATGCGAGCCGCCAGGTGTCCCACGAGACGATCTATCGCACGCTCTACATCCAGTCGCGCGGAGCCTTGAAACAGGAGCTGCTCGCGCACTTGAGGCGCACGCGGGCGATGCGTCGTTCACGACATGACACCCAGAAGACAGAGAACCACGGCCGGATTACCGACACCGTCTCGATCAGTGAGCGGGCGGCCAATGCCGAAGATCGGGCCGTGCCGGGGCACTGGGAAGGCGACCTGCTGTTCGGTGACCGGAACAGTCAGATCGCTACGCTGGTGGAGCGACAGACACGCTATCTGATGCTGGTGAAGGTGGCCGGCAAAGACACCGAAACCGTGGTCAACGCGCTGATCAAGAACGCACGCCGCTTGCCGAAGCAGCTCTACCGATCACTAACCTGGGATCGAGGCAAGGAAATGGCGGCGCACCGCCGCTTCACTTTGGCCACCGATATCCAGGTCTACTTCTGCGACCCGCACCATCCTTGGCAACGCGGCACGAACGAGAACACCAACGGCCTGCTACGGCAGTACTTCCCCAAGGGCATCAGTCTGGCGGATATCTCGCAGGCCAGACTGGATGCCGTGGCGCGTCAGCTCAACGAACGGCCACGCAAGACGCTCGGCTACGAAACACCGGCAGAGCGATATCGACAAACTGTTGCGTCGATCGGTTGA
- a CDS encoding IS3 family transposase (programmed frameshift), translated as MKKSRFTDSQIIAVLKQAEGGTPVPELCREHGISSATFYKWRSKFGGMEVSMVARMKELEEENRRLKKMYADAQLSADLLKEALFKKMVRPSQRREMARTTVEGGRTNIQHACRTFEVSQTCYRYQAKASDENARIADWLVRLTTTYRDWGFGLCFLYLRNVKGLGWNHKRVYRIYRELELNLRIKPRKRLVRERPEALAVPESINQIWSMDFMHDQLADGRSFRLFNVLDDFNREGLAIEVDLSLPSARVIRSLEQIIEWRGKPRVIRCDNGPEYISGALLAWAERNGIRIEHIQPGKPQQNAYVERYNRTVRYAWLARTLFDTIEQVQDKATRWLWTYNHERPNMALGGITPAMRLAMAA; from the exons ATGAAGAAGTCCCGATTCACCGACAGCCAGATCATTGCCGTGCTCAAGCAGGCCGAAGGCGGTACGCCCGTGCCTGAGCTGTGCCGCGAGCACGGCATCAGCTCGGCGACGTTCTACAAGTGGCGCAGCAAGTTCGGCGGCATGGAGGTGTCCATGGTCGCGCGGATGAAGGAGCTGGAGGAAGAGAACCGGCGCCTGAAGAAGATGTACGCCGACGCCCAGCTCAGCGCCGACCTGCTGAAGGAGGCGCTGT TCAAAAAAATGGTGAGGCCATCTCAACGCCGGGAGATGGCCCGAACAACGGTCGAAGGCGGACGCACGAACATCCAGCACGCCTGCCGGACATTCGAGGTGAGTCAGACCTGCTACCGGTACCAGGCCAAGGCTTCGGACGAGAACGCCCGGATCGCGGACTGGCTGGTGCGATTGACGACGACGTATCGCGACTGGGGCTTCGGTCTTTGCTTCCTGTACCTGCGCAACGTGAAGGGCCTGGGCTGGAACCACAAGCGGGTGTACCGCATCTACCGGGAGTTGGAATTGAATCTGCGGATCAAGCCAAGGAAGCGACTTGTGCGCGAGAGGCCCGAGGCGCTGGCCGTGCCGGAGTCGATCAACCAGATCTGGTCGATGGACTTCATGCACGACCAGCTGGCCGATGGCCGCAGCTTCCGGTTGTTCAACGTCCTGGACGACTTCAATCGCGAGGGGCTGGCCATCGAGGTGGACTTGTCGCTGCCCTCTGCCCGGGTGATCCGATCGTTGGAACAGATCATCGAATGGCGTGGCAAGCCGCGTGTCATTCGCTGCGATAACGGACCTGAATACATCAGCGGGGCACTGCTGGCGTGGGCGGAACGCAACGGCATCCGGATCGAGCACATCCAGCCGGGCAAGCCACAGCAGAACGCCTACGTTGAACGTTACAACCGCACGGTCCGCTACGCCTGGCTGGCCCGTACCCTGTTCGACACCATCGAGCAGGTGCAGGACAAGGCCACGCGCTGGCTATGGACTTACAACCATGAGCGCCCGAACATGGCGCTCGGCGGCATCACACCAGCCATGAGGCTGGCGATGGCCGCATAG
- a CDS encoding SEC-C domain-containing protein, whose product MSEIEQRRIDPCSCGSGKRYKHCHGAFPAPWNDILEKGFQAGKARHDAEQARRRHQQGHGKPIISAKLGDVQFVGVGNSVRYGTWKTFEDFLDTNLKLVFGKHWADKELAKPENERHPLFSWIAEYARQLDLAPAAPSGIKTMKSVGAHSAYFGLAYNLYLLQHNSELKRRLLRRLRLRSEFHGAYYETCVAATCILAGLKLELEDEGDASSTHCEFYAVEPVSGRKFWVEAKSRSPGKDHTNIRDQLYKAFKKSADVERIVFVDLNVRDETLDETVADVLTSAVRECELTMTIDGQPTPKAFIFVTNFPAHLNIQAKPPRRMIVPLGFKRPEFGVGVGYRTVEEAFKAKRAHAPLYLLMDRFKAYSIPSTFDGEIPQFSFGTAKRRWVVGEEYTVGDTEGLFVLESGIVLPESKEAALVFKHGGDLVIHRDTLSDAELEAYNAHPETFFSILDRNARKERPETQLEWFEFAYSTYKDTAKEQLLEFMKDAPNIEELRELDQDELAIRYCGGFARGACPGSH is encoded by the coding sequence ATGTCGGAGATCGAGCAGAGAAGGATCGACCCTTGCTCTTGCGGCAGCGGCAAGCGGTACAAGCATTGTCACGGAGCCTTCCCGGCTCCCTGGAACGACATCCTGGAGAAGGGTTTCCAAGCTGGCAAAGCGCGGCACGATGCCGAACAAGCCCGCCGCCGACACCAGCAAGGTCACGGCAAGCCAATCATCAGCGCGAAGCTAGGTGACGTCCAATTTGTGGGCGTAGGGAACAGCGTGCGCTATGGGACCTGGAAAACCTTCGAGGACTTCCTTGATACGAACCTAAAGCTCGTCTTCGGAAAGCACTGGGCAGACAAAGAACTAGCCAAGCCCGAGAACGAACGTCATCCATTGTTCTCGTGGATCGCCGAGTATGCCCGCCAACTCGATCTGGCGCCTGCCGCTCCCTCAGGCATTAAGACCATGAAGTCCGTGGGTGCACATTCTGCCTACTTTGGGCTCGCCTACAACCTGTATCTATTGCAGCACAACTCGGAGCTGAAGAGGCGGCTTCTTCGGCGACTTCGCTTGAGGTCTGAATTCCATGGAGCGTATTACGAGACATGCGTTGCGGCTACCTGCATCCTCGCTGGTCTGAAGCTAGAGCTAGAAGATGAGGGCGACGCAAGCTCAACTCATTGTGAATTTTATGCCGTTGAGCCTGTTTCAGGCCGGAAATTTTGGGTGGAAGCTAAGTCTCGATCTCCAGGCAAAGATCACACGAATATTCGCGATCAACTTTACAAGGCGTTCAAGAAGAGTGCCGATGTGGAGCGGATCGTTTTTGTTGATCTCAATGTTCGTGATGAAACTTTAGATGAGACGGTGGCGGACGTTCTCACCTCAGCAGTGCGTGAGTGCGAACTAACGATGACGATTGACGGTCAGCCTACACCCAAGGCTTTCATCTTCGTGACAAATTTTCCAGCTCATCTGAATATTCAGGCGAAGCCACCCAGAAGAATGATTGTTCCCTTGGGCTTTAAGCGACCAGAGTTCGGAGTGGGAGTGGGCTACCGAACTGTAGAGGAAGCGTTCAAGGCAAAGCGGGCGCATGCACCTCTCTATCTATTGATGGATCGCTTCAAGGCTTACTCGATTCCCTCTACGTTTGACGGAGAGATTCCTCAATTCTCTTTTGGTACGGCTAAGAGACGTTGGGTGGTGGGCGAGGAATACACGGTCGGTGACACTGAGGGCCTATTCGTGTTGGAGTCGGGGATAGTTCTGCCGGAGAGCAAAGAAGCCGCCCTGGTTTTCAAGCATGGAGGTGACCTTGTCATACATAGGGACACTCTCTCGGACGCCGAATTAGAGGCATATAACGCCCATCCTGAAACGTTCTTTAGCATCCTCGACAGGAACGCGAGGAAAGAGCGACCCGAGACGCAGCTTGAATGGTTTGAGTTCGCTTACTCGACCTACAAGGACACGGCAAAGGAGCAGCTGCTGGAGTTCATGAAAGATGCGCCCAACATTGAAGAACTCAGAGAGCTGGACCAGGACGAGTTAGCAATCCGCTACTGCGGAGGATTCGCACGGGGCGCTTGCCCTGGTAGTCACTAG
- a CDS encoding AraC family transcriptional regulator, whose translation MPDTAPELDDRVRELAGLIERSTGQDGFHTTAIPALNFSRLSAPMALPMRGVQEAALCLIVQGAKRAILADEVYEYDASRFVVASVDLPVTGQVTEASSEAPYLCLVLKLSSATIAEMVTEAESAKTPLPPPSRGLFLQPSSMEMLDAAIRLVKLLDTPHDIPLLAPLVEREILYRVLCSPQGAMLRHIGIADSQGQRVAKAIHWLRQHYAKPLRIDHIAREVHMSASALHHHFKAVTAMSPLQYQKQLRLQEARRLMLSEVMDAASAGHRVGYESPSQFSREYSRMFGAPPVRDVERLRNL comes from the coding sequence ATGCCCGATACCGCCCCTGAGCTCGATGACCGCGTCCGCGAACTGGCCGGGCTGATTGAACGATCCACCGGCCAGGACGGCTTCCACACCACCGCGATCCCGGCGCTCAACTTCTCGCGGCTCAGCGCCCCGATGGCGCTGCCGATGCGCGGCGTGCAGGAAGCCGCGCTATGCCTGATCGTGCAGGGCGCCAAGCGCGCGATCCTGGCCGACGAGGTCTACGAGTACGACGCCAGCCGCTTCGTGGTGGCCTCGGTCGACCTGCCGGTGACCGGCCAGGTGACGGAAGCCTCCTCCGAGGCGCCCTACCTGTGCCTGGTGCTGAAGCTGTCCTCCGCCACCATCGCCGAGATGGTCACCGAGGCCGAGTCGGCGAAGACGCCACTTCCACCACCGTCGCGCGGCCTGTTCCTGCAGCCCAGCAGCATGGAGATGCTGGATGCGGCCATCCGCCTGGTGAAGCTGCTCGACACGCCGCACGACATCCCGCTGCTCGCACCGCTGGTCGAACGCGAGATCCTGTACCGCGTGCTGTGCAGTCCGCAGGGCGCGATGCTGCGCCACATCGGCATCGCCGACAGCCAGGGCCAGCGCGTGGCGAAGGCGATCCACTGGCTGCGCCAGCACTACGCCAAGCCCCTGCGCATCGACCACATCGCCCGCGAGGTGCACATGAGCGCCTCGGCGCTGCACCACCACTTCAAAGCCGTCACCGCGATGAGCCCGCTGCAGTACCAGAAGCAGTTGCGCCTGCAGGAAGCGCGTCGGCTGATGCTGAGCGAAGTGATGGATGCCGCCAGCGCCGGCCATCGCGTTGGCTATGAGAGCCCGTCGCAGTTCAGCCGCGAGTACAGCCGCATGTTCGGCGCGCCGCCGGTCCGCGATGTGGAGCGCCTGCGCAACCTCTGA
- a CDS encoding DUF3016 domain-containing protein encodes MKTPALLLTAIVALATAVPGMARQKNVTDPDIPRSLPAEGGAVSVSWTDPAGFSEIKYSGNRWEAERGSWVTDLAKYLRDEAGQQLARGQTLDIVITDIDRAGRYEPTVRPGMDDIRIVKDLYPPRMTLNFTLKGADGQVVAEGERKLVDHGFLMGPNLNNNDNLRYEKRLIDDWLRKEFRNGQAVTSTP; translated from the coding sequence ATGAAGACGCCTGCCCTGTTGCTCACCGCCATCGTCGCGCTGGCGACCGCCGTGCCCGGCATGGCACGCCAGAAGAACGTCACCGACCCCGACATTCCGCGCAGCCTGCCGGCCGAAGGGGGCGCTGTCAGCGTGAGCTGGACTGATCCCGCCGGGTTCAGCGAAATCAAGTACAGCGGCAACCGCTGGGAAGCCGAACGCGGCAGCTGGGTCACCGACCTGGCGAAGTACCTCCGCGATGAGGCCGGCCAACAGCTTGCCCGCGGCCAGACCCTGGACATCGTGATCACCGACATCGACCGTGCGGGCCGTTACGAGCCGACGGTGCGCCCCGGGATGGACGACATCCGCATCGTGAAGGACCTCTACCCCCCGCGCATGACGCTGAACTTCACCCTGAAAGGGGCAGACGGCCAGGTCGTGGCTGAGGGCGAACGCAAACTGGTCGATCATGGGTTCCTGATGGGCCCCAATCTCAACAACAACGACAACCTGCGCTACGAGAAGCGCCTGATCGACGATTGGCTGCGCAAGGAGTTCCGGAACGGCCAGGCCGTCACTTCCACGCCCTGA
- the msrB gene encoding peptide-methionine (R)-S-oxide reductase MsrB gives MTTFDLSPPTDAQRERLIADLSDEERRVLLNHGTEAPFCGVFLDNKQDGVYTCRLCGLPLFRSSAKFDSGTGWPSFFQPVDEAHVGRIRDSSYGMVRTEIVCARCHSHLGHVFPDGPPPTGERHCLNSASLAFTPNGEALPDLLQRGGAEAQPAG, from the coding sequence ATGACGACCTTCGACCTGTCGCCCCCCACCGACGCGCAACGCGAGCGCCTGATAGCGGACCTGAGCGACGAGGAGCGCCGCGTGCTGCTGAACCATGGGACGGAGGCGCCGTTCTGCGGCGTCTTCCTCGACAACAAGCAGGACGGCGTCTACACCTGTCGGCTGTGCGGGCTGCCGCTGTTCCGCTCCAGCGCGAAGTTCGACTCCGGCACCGGCTGGCCGAGCTTCTTCCAGCCCGTGGACGAAGCGCATGTCGGCCGTATCCGCGACAGCAGCTACGGCATGGTCCGTACCGAGATCGTCTGCGCGCGCTGCCACAGCCACCTGGGCCACGTGTTTCCCGATGGTCCGCCGCCGACCGGCGAGCGCCACTGCCTGAATTCGGCCTCGCTGGCGTTCACGCCCAATGGCGAAGCGTTGCCCGACCTGCTCCAGCGTGGTGGCGCGGAAGCGCAGCCCGCCGGCTAG
- a CDS encoding CorA family divalent cation transporter → MPLPADPEAPASPFAGLPAALWLYRFDAEGRARILNAAKCGPDALDAFADGWHWLHLDLSDARSAQVVAMLPIPDDARTALVSPDTHVNLQLEDDAAHGVFVDWVHQRGVDLAVEGQLRGDDGIGWLHFAATPGLLVTARRQALRSVEAARRGMAGGMRAGSPVRLLEVIADHFADTVERSSDSLSVRLDRIEDRVLADSIGEERRDLAQLRHQTVRLHRPLTAMRRVLKQFEQRHPADAEHELLPAVSRLNQRFDDLDGDVGTLQERARLLQDEVAAKLAERTNRHLYVLSMITALLLPPSLVAGIFGMNLPGLPFAHGTHGLVFALLLGAASSVAVYLMLRRMGVARST, encoded by the coding sequence ATGCCGCTGCCCGCCGATCCCGAAGCGCCTGCGTCGCCCTTTGCCGGACTGCCCGCCGCACTCTGGCTCTATCGTTTCGATGCCGAAGGCCGGGCACGGATACTGAATGCGGCGAAGTGCGGGCCCGACGCGCTGGATGCCTTCGCGGATGGCTGGCACTGGCTGCACCTGGACCTGAGCGACGCACGCAGCGCGCAGGTGGTCGCGATGCTGCCGATCCCGGACGACGCGCGCACCGCATTGGTGTCGCCCGATACCCACGTCAACCTGCAACTGGAAGACGATGCCGCGCACGGCGTATTCGTCGACTGGGTGCACCAGCGAGGCGTCGATCTCGCGGTCGAGGGCCAGCTGCGTGGCGACGATGGCATCGGCTGGCTGCACTTCGCCGCGACGCCGGGCCTGCTCGTCACCGCACGGCGGCAGGCACTGCGCTCGGTCGAGGCGGCACGCCGCGGCATGGCGGGCGGCATGCGCGCCGGTTCCCCGGTGCGCTTGCTGGAAGTGATCGCCGACCATTTCGCCGACACGGTGGAGCGCAGCAGCGACAGCCTTTCCGTGCGACTGGACCGGATCGAGGACCGCGTGCTGGCCGACAGCATCGGCGAAGAACGCCGCGACCTGGCGCAGCTGCGCCACCAGACGGTCCGCCTGCACCGCCCGCTCACCGCCATGCGGCGCGTGCTCAAGCAGTTCGAGCAGCGCCACCCCGCCGACGCCGAACACGAACTTCTGCCCGCCGTCTCGCGCCTCAACCAGCGCTTCGACGACCTCGATGGCGATGTAGGCACGCTGCAGGAACGCGCGCGCCTGCTGCAGGATGAAGTGGCCGCGAAGCTGGCCGAACGCACCAACCGCCATCTCTACGTGCTCTCGATGATCACGGCCTTGCTGCTGCCGCCCAGTCTGGTGGCCGGTATCTTCGGCATGAACCTGCCCGGTCTGCCGTTCGCGCACGGGACGCATGGCCTGGTGTTCGCGCTGCTGCTGGGCGCGGCCTCCAGCGTGGCGGTCTATCTGATGTTGCGGCGCATGGGCGTGGCGCGGTCGACCTGA
- a CDS encoding HipA family kinase, protein MTLPFRTATRYVTPLREGGSMPAVVEADDDGLYVLKFRGAGQGPKALVAELIAGGLAKALQLPMPDLALMELDADLARTEGDPEIQDLIKASAGLNLAMDYLPGAVNFDPVAEQPDADLASRIVWFDAFISNVDRTARNTNLLMWHRRLYLIDHGASLYFHHGWDGDVSGAGKPFPLIRDHVLLRWASRLADIDAAMAAHLPDAVMAGIVAEVPDAWLQGPDSFGDPPAQRAAYTDYLIRRLTQRDAFVQGAIHARA, encoded by the coding sequence ATGACGCTGCCTTTCCGTACCGCCACCCGCTATGTCACCCCGCTGCGCGAAGGCGGCTCGATGCCGGCCGTGGTCGAGGCCGACGACGACGGCCTTTATGTGCTCAAGTTCCGCGGTGCCGGCCAGGGACCCAAGGCGCTGGTGGCCGAACTGATCGCCGGCGGCCTGGCGAAAGCGCTGCAGTTGCCGATGCCGGACCTGGCACTGATGGAACTGGATGCCGACCTGGCGCGCACCGAAGGCGACCCGGAAATACAGGACCTGATCAAGGCCAGCGCCGGGCTCAACCTGGCCATGGACTACCTGCCCGGCGCGGTGAATTTCGATCCCGTGGCCGAACAACCGGATGCGGACCTCGCCTCGCGGATCGTGTGGTTCGATGCCTTCATCAGCAACGTGGACCGCACCGCACGCAACACCAACCTGCTGATGTGGCACCGGCGGCTGTACCTGATCGACCACGGGGCGTCGCTGTACTTCCATCATGGCTGGGACGGCGACGTGTCCGGCGCCGGCAAGCCGTTCCCGCTGATCCGCGACCACGTGCTGCTGCGCTGGGCCTCGCGCCTGGCGGACATCGATGCGGCCATGGCGGCGCACCTGCCGGATGCCGTGATGGCGGGAATCGTTGCCGAGGTCCCCGACGCCTGGCTGCAGGGACCGGACAGCTTCGGCGATCCGCCGGCACAGCGCGCGGCCTACACCGACTACCTGATCCGACGCCTGACACAGCGGGACGCGTTCGTGCAGGGGGCGATCCATGCGCGCGCATGA